tcatttaactCTTCAAAATCGGAAGTAGATTCTGTAGCATTGGTGACCTGCATCAACAAATATCTAACTGTCGAGTGccaagttaattatatttttaaaattatttaaataaagttgaatGGGGAAAACCGCTAATTTGCGTGATATTTGTGAGTGCTTAGTGGAACACACTCTTAGGAGCATATTAAtgcactaataaattaaatagaaataataaataaaagatttacgtAGGTATGTACCTAAATCCTTTAGTATCTATAGTAATAGTCTAAGCTTAGAGTACCTACCTATTCCTTCCCTTTACTTTTAGGAAAAAGAAGCTACTatatacaacataaataaactatattagtTAACtgatttatgattaatatcacGTTTGAAGTGATTTTTTGTCATCTGTAAATCATaaggaatatattaatattgtaaatttaaatcacaCGTCTATTTTTCCTAATTTACCTAGCATCAccttcacaaaaaaaataattatttaatggcgTTTGATAGTACTCTAACAATTAGtgttattgttttacaaaatggcagtataactttaaaaataaatttgtataatactcTTAGGGTCACAACATATCACCGTATGATATGATATCGTCTATTGTAAATTTACAATGTATCTTAGAAAACTAAAACGTAGCGTACTACGTTTTAGTTTTCTAATATCATCGTAATGCAAGGCAAGTTTTTAATACGTAGACGTTATAGTTTGAAGAAAAAATTGCGAATATGTTTTcctattattcatattatcgtCTTGGTAATCTTTTTCAGTTTTGTACTATAACGCGAAATAATATTCCATGAGAAATATCAATTGTTCTACATTAATGTTGTGCGTCATATTTAAGAATCATATGCAGCACCGCACTAAGTTTGAATCATTAGTTTTCACGACACAGCATCGTACCGTTTATCACAACATGTGACATTTTCCTAATTACGAGAATGCGTTACGACCCGACGTCGCAACGTACTACGATGCGAAGTCATAAATCAAAAcacaatatacttttttcaaataggcttttacaagactatattaagtgaagctaccaccggttcggaatgaagactccaccgagaagaaccggcaagaatctcagtagttactctttttcaacatttaaaaatacaatcatgttagttaaatacaattatatatgtatattatgtatgtaatatatcctgcctggaagtcaacagaTGTTGTagtgtattgaataatatgccttcaccaatgtattttttacaaattgatttgaatttatgaaacgtcAAAGTTAAAATCGTGTATCGTGTGTGTTTTAGTCTGAAGaattttatctgtaatattttatattattatttatttaatacgccACACAATATTGcctcgtatttttattattccatttaCAGACACGGGTATTTGACAAATCCAATAACAACAAAGTTTTCGTTTATTATCGTTGATTtcatttaacattacattacaacatTTCCATAGTTTATtgcgattaaattatttttagatatataaaaatgaggCAATTGATTCGACCTCGATGACATTATGCGTATATGCGCATATGCGATactgaaagaaataaaacaaaaaaataaaatcgaaaatttattataaaattaatataaatgatacatGTAAATAAAGATCATAAGTAGTTCAGATATGTAGAACTTGTGGACGGAATAGTTTTGAACTAACCAGATAATTGGACGTTTATTTGATTGTgccttattatataacttaagattatacaattgtaatggaaattcattaaaacaaatatagatgtaaatgtataaaaagaataaaatagttaataatacttTCGAAAAATGTTGGCAAtccttataataatacaatcattACAAAGCTTACAATATTTAAagctatattaattaaaataattaaatcgataAGTAAATATCAAATAGAATACCAGATCATTTTATGAGGTTcgtataaactaaaataaaagttatatatgtaaataaaaaaagaatagaaAAACTCTTACGACTTAAGCGAAAGCTATTAAACTATGACAGTCAATTAAGAGCCACTCAATCGCACATGTGGCAGTCGAATTGCGCATATTTTCACTTAGTCGCACAATTTTCATTctaattctattataatatataaaaatataatgaatggtTTTAATATAACTGTAACACCGAAATAccattaactttaaataaaaatgtaagcttattttgtaaaaatacagtGAACAATGGACGgacttttaaaactatttattatctatctatctacctGATTTGCTGTGTCTACGGAAACTAAAAAACACTGCGAAGTGCTTATAAGTCgaacgaatttaaattttatagtttataagcTCGACTAGTTCCTTACTGATGTAATGAACTATTCAAGCTTATAAATTAGACGACGCTTAAAAAAATAGACGACCTTATGATTAAGGtcgtctatttttttatttattttctagatAAACTTTACATTACTAAAAAATGTTGTCAGTTtcatataacaatacaataattagtttttcagtacaattaaaagaatttaaaaaatacttaaaaataaattggtggcaattattatagattttgtcaaatatttaattttaattaaaaaatcacctcatttaagattaatttatacacTTTTACACAGAAAGTTGTAAAAAGCTTAATAATTActacttttaaagtaaataaaaatttacaattcataACAACTTATCAACTTCTAagaattaacttaataatatatcaataaatctaTACAGTAAAgtatgtatatctttattatggtatatcattaaaatgagGTGGAATTCTTAAGTATATGAGAACACTGCGGGATCATTCTAACATTGACAAAATTTGTTAGATCAATATAATgatacctaaatatttaataaggacactttaatttaacagttttatttcagcccaacttataattaaaaaaaaaaaacacctagtGACAGCTCCTGATTAGGCACAGAATCAAATTAGATGGctgatcattttttttattgaatactttaaaaatataaaacacaaaaattctGGTTACTTTAATTgtcttttgatttatttttataagtttttgtattaatttgatTGAGTCTCctattagaaatataatcagTGATTATCGTTACGCCTTCGACTCGTTCTCCAACTCGAAGCGTGCTTGGGACTCTTTAAAACGGTTGCGttttttcaattgtatattCGCTTCGGTGAGGAATAAGGTTGCGGTGATGAGACATGCTACAACGCCCACGACACCGAGGCCGAACGACcaccctaaaaaaatataacaccaaAATATAATACAGCACTTGAATTTtatctcaaataaaaataaaagaatggtttattattatttaatttaatattttagtattagaaCTGTTTATTTAAGATGTGAATATACGTTGACCGTGCTCGATTTTGTGCCCTGTATTTGCGAACCATAGCGCCACAAGTCACAACACAACGTACTGATTTATACGCAACACCCTCTGATGCATCGCGACTGCACGTATTGTGGTCATAATATATGTGAAAGAATCGTTAAAAAATGATAAGGTattcgtttaataaaatttataaaaataaacaaaacttcttttatgaaattaaaaaaaaacagatggTATTTTACgcattttattcttaataacttCTAAAAGTTCTTCAAAAGTCTTgagtaatgtatataataattagtatttaatgaaAGATAAAATTCTCAagggatatataacatacattatgtttttttacgGTTAAACTACGGGTATTAAGCTACGGGTCAAACTCATTCAGTAATAACAAAGGTAGTCATTTGAAGAAACGGCCTTGCGCTGGACTCCCTCCATATTTCCCTCAATTACACTTTCAAGTTGCAATCGACATAAATGGGATAATAACGAAAACATTTGACCTATAATTTTACCGAGTATCCGTAATAACAAGTACTGTCTAAATTGGCTAAAAACAAAGCCGCGTCAAAAGTCTTGAATTATCTCTAAATTTCCCgaaaaaacagtaaaatatatttacctaaataattattagaatgaTCGGGCATCCATCCATCAGTATTTCCAAGTGATGCAAAAACTATAACTGCTATAGCACCGCTTATTGCTGGAAAAATggttaacataattatttatgtcaaatgttgactattaaaaacgataaaactaaataaatttatctcacCTGCTCCTAACATTATGTATCCTATACctttaattaaaagtacataTCTGTGTTGATTTGGACCACTACATAGGAAGAAGAATATGACTAATATCGTTGATATCAAGACTCCAATCAGACACAGCGTGAAAAAGAACTGAGTAGCTACCATAAATCctgaaaaagaaataatttatattatgattaaaataggTAAGAAAAAACCTAAACACAGGTTTATTTTGATCCGCCATTTTAACAAGGTTTAATGATTAGATTTGTACAATTGTTTGCAAATGATTTCTTGGCTACCAAGTTGTGCGTTAAGACTTAAAACGCTACATAGAAAATGGATGTCGAAAGCAACTTTAACACGTATTTCACTGTACGACTAATTTGGACGCGACATTCGAAGCGAACGTaaggttttttaattatgttaaactgTTTTATGTTTGAACTGAGTCTTTCATGTACCATAATCCGTTAATCATCATGAATACAAACCGGGCAACAGGTATCCACGTATCTTGTCATAGCCAGTTGTGAATGGATCGTAAACCCAACGACACCCGACAAAAAACCGCCTTTGATTCACATCTAGAGGATCCGGTAGAGATCTGAAGCAGTGACTCCACAAACCAAGcctacaaattataaataagtatcgAACAAATTGTCACAGAATGGTACATCTGAGTGGGAACTAAAAGTCCGTAACTGCATCACGTCTGGACTTCTCTTATTTAAAGCAAAAGGTTTGGAACGTATCGAACGCGATGCTCCACTGTAGAGATTGTTAatggtatttgtaatattagtaaaaacgATAactatttaatgaatttatgaTATAGGAATCTATGTATTTAAATCACCTGTCCATTTTAGCTCCTCGTATCCTATTGTCGCTAACGAGCCAGTTGGGCGTGCCGAATGCCAATGCCACAGTCACAAGGGCAATTACAAAAACGACTATCCCACAATTACCAGCTAAGCTTCGTTTCTTCATTTTTgtctgtaacaaatattttatttgtactcAAAAGAATAATGACCTCAATGTTCTAGATTTCCCATCGGTTGTCTTCCGCTACTATTAAACTTGACCTGTAATTATAATGACGGAATATGCAATGTGAGTAATAAAAGacgtttcaaattatataaagtgaAATAACCTCGCAGTAACACTAATGAACAAAAACTAGTTATCGTCGTATGACTGTATTCAGAATTTTATGAAGatatatatatcgatattaCGTATTTAGTACATTATTATCTTTGCGTTTATGGGTATTTTTTTGCAAGTTGGCAacttctattattataaacaatacctGTTGCTTCGGGCTCTATATACCTTTCTCAATAAGCTCATTTAATGAGAAAGTATATAATCTATCTATTCCTACCAATCTGTTTCAAATCAACCTGGTAGTTCCCAtgaatattgcattaaaataaataaccaacACTATACTAGAAAAGCTTtatcaaagtattaaattatcaaagacTATGTATTTGaggcataaattatttattttatttaattatttatttattagagatGATGAtacacgttttaaaaaaaatatctaaatatattaaaatataatataattctgtttaaaagtagtgtaaaataaaatatgaaataaactagttttatattttcaaacaatactttttaagcaatattatagtatacaaattaataaacagaATTAGTGAAAAACAATGTTCAtgcaaattgaaaaatataactagAGCAAACTAAAAGCCTTGGTACACGCCATTAATGGTGCTAGGTTTAAAGGTagatattttacttcaaaaccAAGGTTATGAGACTGCGATGAATAACAAACGTGAAAAGTTTCGCAATTCTTACGAAACGACTAGCAGTCATACATTTGCTACATACACAATGCTAAAGAGTTCACACGCGTTGTTAACTGTGggaaatttttgatttttaatgcaaaaaaaatcttatgagcatatacttattaaaattgatataaaattaatattaaacaatatatttgacttgggttattaatactataaatataaaatattttttttactaaaataaataaaaaatatagaaaaagaaaaaaaattggttattaggtcctaaaattaaaaaataatgtcagaATTTGGTATTCAAGGCCAATTGAATTTATCATTtcctttaatgtttttattgttaatttaaatctgAAAAGTGCCAGGTTCCTTGAGCCCTCCTttcttactatattatatacataattgtcTTTTGACACCTTGTTTGAGTTGGAGGGACATGGCTGTACTCAAacgaaacatatattattttatctttcaatATATCGTACATATTTCTCTTTCCctggatatatttattaaatcaagtatgtatatttttaagacattatt
This genomic window from Vanessa tameamea isolate UH-Manoa-2023 chromosome 5, ilVanTame1 primary haplotype, whole genome shotgun sequence contains:
- the LOC113392793 gene encoding uncharacterized protein LOC113392793, whose amino-acid sequence is MKKRSLAGNCGIVVFVIALVTVALAFGTPNWLVSDNRIRGAKMDRLGLWSHCFRSLPDPLDVNQRRFFVGCRWVYDPFTTGYDKIRGYLLPGFMVATQFFFTLCLIGVLISTILVIFFFLCSGPNQHRYVLLIKGIGYIMLGAAISGAIAVIVFASLGNTDGWMPDHSNNYLGWSFGLGVVGVVACLITATLFLTEANIQLKKRNRFKESQARFELENESKA